Proteins found in one Thalassomonas actiniarum genomic segment:
- a CDS encoding EAL domain-containing protein, which yields MMGNSAKITGTSADPESLLAQELAETRQQFQDLQAHHMALFKLTQLSHDCADLSVFFQEVHQTIASLMTAKNFYIVMYDETLATLEFVYHVDEKDEIPEGTIAYEEFAGSLTNYVIETAQPLLATPELITELTNNRKIAHIGTLGLDWLGVPLINDGIVIGVMVVQSYSESTRYQERDLDLLTFAAQHIVVAMTRLQDRERLQNAVSARTRELMQQIREREKSELLQESLFRISELTNDVSLDIEQFYAQVHNIVGQLINAVNFFIAKYDKENETLEFVYYLDQNSRDLEKDFRPRKLANHYTELVIRRGETVLLHRDDMMALHESGETRKPQDETNSWLGVPLFSFGEILGVMVIQSYQQNTVYTEQDAELLNFVSQHVSTAIKRREAADYERRAHELLEQQVKLRTVALEDEIKQRKQAEERLKHTASHDSLTGLPNRSVFIDLLNHAIACRKRDRQAKFAVLFLDLDRFKVVNDSLGHHAGDILLKMIAKELREIVREVDTVARLGGDEFVILIENLISEQEAHEISSRITRLLDRPFTIEGQPVFIGTSIGLLFSDDRYDNADTMLRDADTAMYHAKDNGKGRYEVFDASMHSKVQNALSLEVDIREAIGAQEFVPYFQPIMNLSSGKIAGFEALARWNSAKRGFVYPDEFIPLAEDTNLVMAIDLQIMEKACLQLKQWQSKLQDKSLYVSCNLFCNHFFNKNLAQDISEILDRVGLSPQQLRVEITERALLENSDQVLANMQSLKQLGVKILLDDFGTGYSSLSYLHRFPIDVLKIDKSFINNVDEDANHRAIIKTIIDLATSLKMATVGEGIENVVDALLLQQMDCMYGQGYYFARPMAADAVETFMYSAGNPMQTMALN from the coding sequence ATGATGGGAAATTCAGCCAAAATCACAGGAACTTCCGCCGATCCTGAAAGTTTGCTTGCACAGGAGCTGGCAGAGACGCGCCAGCAATTCCAGGATTTACAGGCACACCATATGGCGCTGTTTAAACTGACACAATTGTCTCATGATTGTGCCGATTTAAGCGTGTTTTTCCAAGAGGTACATCAAACCATCGCCTCGTTAATGACAGCGAAGAACTTTTATATTGTCATGTACGATGAAACCCTGGCGACGCTGGAATTTGTTTATCATGTCGATGAAAAAGACGAGATCCCCGAGGGGACTATTGCCTATGAAGAGTTTGCAGGTTCATTGACTAATTATGTGATTGAAACCGCCCAACCTTTGCTGGCGACCCCGGAATTGATCACTGAGCTGACCAATAACCGTAAAATTGCCCATATCGGCACCCTGGGACTGGACTGGCTCGGGGTGCCGCTGATCAATGACGGTATAGTGATCGGCGTTATGGTGGTGCAGAGCTACAGTGAAAGCACCCGTTACCAGGAGCGTGATTTAGATCTGCTGACCTTTGCTGCCCAGCATATAGTGGTGGCCATGACCCGGTTGCAGGACCGGGAGCGGTTGCAAAATGCCGTCAGCGCCCGGACCCGGGAATTAATGCAGCAGATCCGCGAGCGGGAGAAGTCTGAATTATTGCAGGAATCCCTGTTCCGCATTTCCGAGCTCACCAATGATGTTTCCCTGGATATCGAGCAGTTTTATGCCCAGGTGCATAATATTGTCGGCCAGCTGATCAATGCGGTGAATTTCTTTATTGCCAAATATGATAAGGAAAATGAAACCTTAGAGTTTGTTTATTATCTCGATCAAAACTCCCGCGATCTGGAAAAAGATTTCCGGCCGAGAAAATTAGCCAATCATTACACCGAACTGGTGATCCGCCGCGGCGAAACCGTGTTGCTTCACCGTGACGATATGATGGCGCTCCATGAAAGCGGCGAAACCAGGAAACCCCAGGATGAAACCAACTCCTGGCTTGGCGTACCCCTGTTCAGTTTTGGTGAAATTCTCGGGGTGATGGTGATCCAGAGCTACCAGCAAAACACCGTTTATACCGAGCAGGATGCCGAATTGCTGAATTTTGTGTCCCAGCACGTATCCACCGCGATAAAGCGCCGTGAAGCGGCAGATTACGAGCGCCGTGCCCATGAACTGCTGGAGCAGCAGGTTAAGCTGAGAACTGTGGCGCTGGAAGATGAAATCAAACAAAGAAAGCAGGCGGAAGAAAGGCTCAAACACACCGCTTCCCACGACAGTTTGACCGGCCTGCCCAACCGCAGCGTGTTTATTGACTTACTCAATCATGCCATCGCCTGCCGCAAACGAGATCGGCAGGCTAAATTTGCGGTGTTATTCCTGGATTTGGACAGGTTCAAGGTGGTTAACGACAGTCTGGGACATCATGCCGGGGATATCTTGCTGAAAATGATCGCCAAAGAGCTCAGGGAAATTGTTCGGGAAGTGGATACCGTTGCCCGGCTCGGCGGAGACGAGTTTGTGATCTTGATTGAAAACCTGATCAGCGAACAGGAAGCACATGAAATTTCCAGCAGGATCACCCGCTTATTGGATCGGCCTTTTACCATAGAAGGGCAACCGGTGTTTATCGGCACCAGTATCGGCCTGTTGTTCAGTGACGACAGATATGACAATGCCGATACCATGCTGCGCGATGCCGACACCGCCATGTATCACGCCAAGGACAATGGTAAAGGCCGTTATGAAGTTTTCGATGCCAGCATGCATTCCAAAGTGCAAAATGCCCTGTCGCTGGAAGTGGATATCCGTGAGGCCATAGGCGCACAGGAGTTTGTTCCTTATTTTCAGCCGATTATGAATCTCTCTTCCGGAAAAATTGCCGGCTTTGAAGCCCTGGCCCGTTGGAACAGCGCCAAACGCGGCTTTGTTTATCCGGATGAATTTATTCCGCTGGCGGAAGACACCAATCTGGTAATGGCGATAGATTTACAGATCATGGAAAAAGCCTGCCTGCAGCTGAAACAGTGGCAAAGCAAATTACAAGACAAGAGCCTGTATGTTAGTTGTAACCTGTTTTGCAATCACTTTTTCAACAAGAACTTGGCGCAGGATATCAGCGAAATATTGGACCGGGTCGGTTTATCCCCCCAACAGCTCAGGGTGGAGATCACCGAGCGCGCTTTGCTGGAAAACAGCGATCAGGTGCTGGCGAATATGCAGTCGCTGAAACAGCTTGGGGTGAAAATCCTGCTGGATGATTTCGGCACGGGTTATTCCAGTCTCAGTTACCTGCACAGGTTCCCCATCGACGTGTTAAAAATCGATAAATCCTTTATCAACAATGTTGATGAAGACGCCAACCACAGGGCCATTATCAAAACCATTATCGACCTGGCCACCAGCTTAAAAATGGCGACCGTGGGGGAAGGCATAGAGAATGTGGTGGATGCCCTGCTGCTGCAGCAAATGGATTGCATGTACGGCCAGGGTTATTATTTTGCCCGGCCGATGGCGGCGGATGCGGTGGAAACCTTTATGTATTCTGCGGGCAACCCGATGCAGACCATGGCGTTAAATTAA
- a CDS encoding efflux RND transporter periplasmic adaptor subunit, giving the protein MTRKKQIIIPIGILLAGVGLMAGLSNMKKPPEEKPEVDTTPIVAVEDINVTPLTLEVASYGIVQPKYETELVAQVSGQIVELSEAFLRGGQVKKDQLLARIDPSDYEAALIDAQATMASARSALETERAQGKVAEQEWKRITDSSPTELSLRKPQLAQELARVKAAQAAVLRAKRNLERTEIRAPYDAMIDSRNIGLGSFVGVGTQVGKVLGTDTAEVRLPVADNQLQFLAGQGVHAKVILNGVFAGQERQWPATIARSEGVVDNKSRMSYLVAEINDPYALTGNSEPLRFGAYVNASIQGIEIAHAAIVPRYLVNEGRVAILDNESLLRYVDLEIARQDGANVVVSNGLKQGDRLIVSALDFPVDGMKLALGDEEGETESDNDQQAVESDADTQIASVED; this is encoded by the coding sequence GTGACACGAAAAAAACAGATTATTATACCTATAGGCATTTTACTTGCCGGTGTTGGCCTGATGGCAGGCTTGTCCAACATGAAGAAACCTCCTGAAGAAAAACCCGAAGTGGATACCACCCCGATTGTCGCCGTTGAAGATATCAATGTTACTCCCCTCACCCTGGAAGTGGCGTCATACGGCATCGTACAGCCTAAATACGAAACCGAACTGGTGGCCCAGGTCAGCGGCCAGATAGTGGAACTTTCCGAGGCTTTTTTACGCGGTGGCCAGGTGAAAAAAGACCAGTTGCTGGCGCGCATTGATCCCAGCGATTATGAAGCGGCGTTAATTGATGCCCAGGCCACTATGGCTTCTGCCCGCTCCGCCCTGGAAACCGAACGGGCGCAGGGTAAAGTCGCCGAGCAGGAGTGGAAACGCATTACAGATAGCTCACCCACCGAGCTGAGCTTGCGTAAACCTCAGCTGGCACAGGAACTTGCCCGGGTCAAAGCCGCGCAGGCTGCCGTGCTTAGGGCCAAGCGTAACCTGGAGCGCACCGAAATCCGCGCACCTTATGATGCCATGATCGACAGCCGCAATATCGGTCTGGGATCGTTTGTCGGTGTCGGCACCCAGGTAGGTAAAGTGCTGGGCACGGATACTGCCGAAGTGCGTTTACCGGTTGCCGATAACCAACTGCAGTTTTTAGCCGGGCAGGGGGTGCATGCCAAGGTGATCTTAAACGGCGTGTTTGCCGGGCAAGAAAGACAGTGGCCGGCGACAATTGCCCGTAGTGAAGGGGTGGTGGATAACAAAAGCCGCATGAGTTATTTAGTGGCAGAAATTAACGATCCCTATGCTTTAACCGGTAACAGCGAGCCGCTACGTTTTGGTGCTTATGTTAATGCCAGCATCCAGGGAATAGAAATTGCCCATGCTGCAATTGTTCCCCGTTATCTGGTCAATGAGGGCCGGGTTGCTATCCTGGATAACGAATCTTTGTTGCGTTATGTGGACCTGGAAATCGCCCGTCAGGATGGCGCCAATGTTGTCGTCTCTAACGGCCTTAAACAGGGAGATCGCCTGATCGTTTCGGCACTGGATTTCCCGGTTGACGGTATGAAGCTCGCTTTAGGCGATGAAGAAGGCGAAACAGAAAGCGATAACGATCAGCAAGCGGTAGAAAGTGATGCCGATACGCAAATTGCCAGCGTAGAGGACTAA
- a CDS encoding lipoprotein: MKKSVFVVPSLLLILSGCATQEKACEDITLVSEQIQQCQALQRQIAKAKGKPILRTELERRYQQDCVDIRYYRDEHQIAICGNKEKIKKARTEPEVQEELKSAGSADR, encoded by the coding sequence ATGAAAAAATCCGTTTTTGTCGTCCCCAGTCTGTTATTGATTTTGTCTGGCTGTGCCACACAGGAAAAAGCGTGTGAAGATATCACCTTGGTTTCGGAGCAAATTCAGCAATGCCAGGCACTGCAGCGTCAGATCGCCAAAGCAAAAGGTAAGCCTATTTTGCGTACGGAATTAGAACGCCGCTATCAGCAAGACTGTGTTGATATTCGTTATTATCGTGATGAGCACCAGATCGCGATTTGCGGCAATAAAGAAAAAATCAAAAAAGCCCGGACCGAGCCCGAGGTGCAGGAAGAGCTTAAATCAGCCGGCAGTGCAGACCGCTAA
- a CDS encoding TerB family tellurite resistance protein, whose amino-acid sequence MLTKITLFFQFLNDGTASENEQEISLEIACAVLLCEVMRADGHFDPQEQAHISKILMTQFQLTPAEVAEIIDQAIKLSEHATDFYQFTSKINQHYSLEQRINMVCLLWQLAYADGELAAIEEHIIRKIADLLYLNHHEYIQAKLAAQQ is encoded by the coding sequence ATGCTGACCAAGATAACCCTATTTTTTCAGTTTTTAAATGACGGGACTGCCTCTGAAAATGAGCAGGAGATCTCCCTGGAAATTGCCTGCGCGGTACTGTTATGCGAGGTGATGCGCGCCGACGGACACTTTGACCCGCAGGAACAAGCGCATATCAGTAAAATTTTGATGACACAGTTTCAACTTACCCCGGCAGAAGTGGCTGAAATTATCGACCAGGCAATCAAGCTGAGTGAGCACGCCACCGACTTTTACCAGTTTACCTCGAAAATTAACCAGCATTACTCCCTTGAGCAGCGCATCAATATGGTTTGCCTGTTGTGGCAGCTTGCCTATGCCGACGGTGAACTTGCCGCCATTGAAGAGCATATTATCCGTAAAATTGCCGATCTGCTGTATTTAAACCATCATGAATATATTCAGGCCAAGCTTGCCGCCCAACAGTAA
- a CDS encoding efflux RND transporter permease subunit: protein MHDTNKGLIAWFARNSVAANLLMLFIIIGGLLTATTISKQMFPQVEINWLEFSAPYPGAAPQEVEEGITMKIEEALETVQGLDRVITYSNRNFSSGYFRVDDKYDPQVVLDEVKSQIDSISSFPDGMERPTVERIKFKQQVMYISLYGDLSNLELKALGKKVHDEIQQQPLVNISEFYSGLGYEISVEVSKDKLREYGLSFNDVAAAVRNYSRNMSAGQIRAENGYINLRVESQAYRGHEFETIPVITLQDGTKILLGELAAIKDGFEEGLQYSKYNGKNSVTFFVGASGDQSITDVAKVMKRYVAQKQLELPEGVKLDIWVDFTYYLEGRLNMMLDNMKSGAVLVFLMLALFLRIRLAFWVMMGLPVCFLGTLLFMPMEFIDVTINILSLFSFIMVLGIVVDDAIVMGESAHSEIEDKGHTIDNVIRGVQKVAMPATFGVLTTIAVFVPFLFGEGEGAATGKAIGMVVILCLLFSLVESKLILPAHLAHMKVKAFNPKNPLDRLRGWIDRKLKGFIENQYAPFLKMTIKYRYSVVMLFISFLLITAGLFSGGMVRFVGQPKIPEDFPRITVEMNVDSPEQATLDTLLKIQGILYQVDEQIVAEYGKPMIDDMQVDLRSRTSANIQVKLVLPEDRAMDTFALSDLWRQAIPALPGVKSFTIDDNLFGGGRDDGDISFRLESKDDEQLIQAAAELKVKLNSLKGIGDVNDSRQTSAKEVQFTLKPLAYSLGLTLADIASQVSSSFYGLEAQRILRDGEEIKVMVRYPQEQRSSVGHVDDVLIQAPNGAELPLSELANISLTDGVTRIRRENGNRTINVWGSVDADQVEPFKVVNDIRENFIPKLLRKYPLVKSEVTGRIQEEIENNNKQMRDMAIALMVIFTLLAVPLKSYSQPFMIMSVIPFGVIGSVLGHMILGMDLSALSILGIMAASGVVINDSLVMVDYVNNARKAGIPLKEAVMAAGNRRFRAIMLTSITTFIGLVPIVFFETSMQAQIVIPMAVSLAFGVLFATVVTLILIPNLYIVIEDIRRVLGRGKAKVRGYLGFDSDEVLDT from the coding sequence ATGCATGATACCAATAAAGGCTTGATTGCCTGGTTTGCCCGCAACAGCGTGGCTGCCAACCTGTTGATGTTATTTATCATCATCGGCGGTTTGCTGACCGCCACCACCATCAGCAAACAAATGTTCCCCCAGGTTGAAATTAACTGGTTAGAATTTTCTGCGCCTTATCCCGGGGCTGCTCCCCAGGAAGTGGAAGAGGGGATCACCATGAAGATTGAAGAGGCCCTGGAAACAGTACAGGGGCTGGATCGGGTGATCACTTATTCCAACCGTAATTTTTCTTCCGGTTATTTTCGTGTTGATGATAAATATGATCCCCAGGTGGTGCTGGACGAGGTGAAATCACAGATTGATTCCATTTCCAGCTTTCCCGACGGCATGGAAAGGCCCACGGTTGAGCGCATTAAGTTTAAACAGCAAGTCATGTATATCAGTTTGTACGGTGATTTAAGCAACCTGGAATTAAAAGCCCTGGGTAAGAAGGTACATGATGAAATTCAACAGCAGCCGCTGGTGAATATTTCCGAGTTCTACAGTGGCCTGGGTTATGAAATCTCTGTTGAAGTCAGTAAAGACAAACTCAGGGAATATGGTCTGAGTTTTAATGATGTTGCCGCTGCCGTGCGCAACTACTCCCGTAATATGTCGGCAGGTCAGATCCGTGCCGAAAACGGCTATATCAACCTGCGGGTGGAAAGCCAGGCTTATCGTGGGCATGAATTTGAAACCATTCCTGTGATCACCCTGCAAGACGGCACTAAGATATTGCTGGGAGAGCTTGCCGCCATTAAAGACGGTTTCGAAGAAGGACTGCAGTACTCTAAATATAACGGCAAGAATTCCGTTACCTTTTTCGTGGGCGCCTCGGGCGATCAAAGTATTACCGATGTTGCCAAGGTGATGAAGCGTTATGTGGCGCAAAAGCAGCTGGAGTTACCCGAAGGGGTAAAACTCGATATCTGGGTTGATTTTACCTACTACCTTGAAGGCCGGTTAAACATGATGCTGGATAACATGAAAAGCGGTGCTGTGCTGGTTTTCCTGATGTTGGCCCTGTTCCTGCGTATTCGCCTGGCATTCTGGGTGATGATGGGCTTACCGGTATGTTTCCTCGGTACCTTGTTATTTATGCCGATGGAGTTTATTGATGTCACCATTAATATTCTCAGTTTATTCTCCTTTATCATGGTACTGGGGATAGTAGTGGATGATGCCATCGTGATGGGGGAAAGTGCCCATAGCGAAATTGAGGATAAAGGCCATACCATAGACAATGTGATCCGCGGCGTACAAAAAGTGGCGATGCCCGCGACCTTCGGGGTACTGACCACGATTGCGGTTTTTGTTCCTTTCCTGTTTGGCGAAGGGGAAGGTGCGGCAACGGGTAAAGCAATAGGCATGGTAGTGATCTTGTGTTTGCTGTTCTCCCTGGTTGAGTCCAAGCTGATTTTACCGGCGCATTTGGCCCATATGAAAGTGAAAGCCTTTAACCCGAAAAATCCGCTGGATCGTCTGCGTGGCTGGATAGACCGCAAACTTAAAGGGTTTATTGAAAATCAATATGCACCGTTTTTGAAGATGACGATTAAATACCGTTACTCTGTGGTGATGTTGTTTATCAGTTTCCTGTTGATCACCGCAGGTTTGTTCAGCGGCGGTATGGTGCGTTTTGTCGGCCAGCCGAAAATTCCTGAAGATTTCCCGCGCATCACAGTGGAAATGAATGTTGATAGCCCGGAGCAGGCGACCCTGGATACCTTGTTAAAAATACAGGGGATCTTGTATCAGGTAGATGAACAAATAGTGGCTGAATATGGCAAGCCGATGATCGATGACATGCAGGTGGATCTGCGCAGCCGTACCAGTGCCAATATTCAGGTTAAGCTGGTCTTACCCGAGGATAGGGCCATGGATACCTTTGCCTTGTCGGACTTATGGCGACAGGCAATCCCTGCTTTGCCCGGCGTTAAATCCTTTACCATTGATGATAACTTATTTGGCGGTGGCCGTGATGACGGCGATATCAGTTTCCGTCTCGAAAGTAAGGATGATGAGCAACTGATACAGGCGGCGGCTGAGTTAAAAGTGAAATTAAACAGCCTTAAAGGGATCGGGGATGTCAACGACAGCCGTCAGACCAGTGCCAAGGAAGTGCAGTTTACCCTGAAACCGCTTGCCTATAGTTTAGGGTTAACCTTGGCGGATATCGCCTCTCAGGTATCCTCTAGTTTTTACGGTTTGGAAGCGCAGCGTATTCTTCGCGACGGCGAAGAGATCAAGGTCATGGTGCGTTATCCGCAGGAGCAGCGCAGCTCGGTAGGCCATGTTGACGATGTATTGATCCAGGCCCCCAATGGTGCGGAGCTACCCTTGTCTGAATTGGCCAACATTAGCCTGACCGACGGTGTTACCCGTATTCGCCGGGAAAACGGCAATCGTACCATTAATGTCTGGGGCAGTGTTGACGCCGACCAGGTAGAGCCCTTTAAGGTGGTTAATGATATCCGTGAAAACTTTATTCCTAAGCTGTTGAGAAAATATCCTTTGGTGAAAAGTGAAGTTACAGGTCGGATCCAGGAGGAGATAGAGAATAATAACAAGCAAATGCGCGATATGGCCATTGCCCTTATGGTGATCTTTACCTTGCTGGCGGTGCCGCTGAAATCTTATTCTCAGCCCTTTATGATCATGAGTGTTATCCCGTTTGGCGTGATTGGCTCTGTGCTGGGGCATATGATTTTGGGTATGGATTTAAGTGCGTTATCCATATTGGGCATCATGGCCGCTTCCGGGGTGGTGATAAATGACTCCCTGGTCATGGTGGATTATGTCAATAATGCGCGAAAAGCCGGCATACCCTTGAAAGAGGCGGTCATGGCTGCCGGCAACAGGCGTTTTCGTGCCATCATGTTAACTTCGATCACTACCTTTATCGGTCTGGTGCCTATTGTCTTCTTTGAGACCAGTATGCAGGCACAGATAGTGATCCCTATGGCGGTCTCTTTGGCATTCGGCGTATTGTTTGCCACGGTTGTTACCTTAATACTGATCCCTAACTTGTATATTGTGATTGAAGATATACGTAGGGTGCTTGGCCGCGGCAAAGCCAAAGTACGCGGATACTTAGGTTTTGATAGCGATGAAGTGCTGGATACATAA
- a CDS encoding isopenicillin N synthase family dioxygenase, with amino-acid sequence MQVQVVDYTAKDAPERFVESLRNTGFGVLINHPIKQEMVESIYKNWQTFFNSEQKHDLAFDPEKQDGYFGPEVSETAKGHTKKDIKEYYHVYPWGRIPAELKDEILNYYKMASDLAAELLDWVQEHSPADVAAKYSENLSNMIKDTPNTLLRVLHYPPLTGDEEPGAIRAAAHEDINLLTVLPAANEPGLQVQQQDGSWLDVPSDFGNLIINIGDMLQEASGGYFPSTTHRVINPSGKGSDKSRISLPLFLHPRSEVVLSENYTSESYLLERLRELGVK; translated from the coding sequence ATGCAAGTTCAAGTTGTAGATTATACAGCAAAAGACGCCCCCGAGCGTTTCGTAGAAAGTTTACGGAACACAGGATTCGGCGTATTAATCAATCATCCCATCAAGCAAGAAATGGTTGAGTCCATTTATAAAAACTGGCAAACCTTTTTTAATTCAGAACAAAAGCATGATTTAGCCTTCGATCCTGAAAAACAGGACGGTTATTTTGGTCCTGAGGTTTCTGAAACCGCTAAAGGCCATACCAAAAAAGACATCAAAGAGTATTATCATGTTTATCCCTGGGGACGTATCCCGGCGGAGCTTAAGGATGAAATCCTTAACTATTATAAAATGGCCTCAGATCTGGCCGCCGAACTGCTGGACTGGGTGCAGGAGCACAGCCCGGCAGATGTCGCCGCCAAGTATTCCGAAAACCTGTCGAATATGATCAAGGATACGCCTAATACCCTGCTTAGGGTATTGCACTATCCGCCGTTAACCGGTGATGAAGAGCCGGGAGCGATCCGCGCCGCCGCCCATGAAGACATCAACCTGCTGACGGTATTGCCTGCCGCCAATGAGCCTGGTTTACAGGTACAGCAACAAGACGGCAGCTGGTTAGACGTACCTTCGGATTTCGGTAACCTGATCATCAATATCGGTGATATGTTACAGGAAGCCTCCGGCGGTTATTTCCCGTCTACTACCCACAGGGTTATTAACCCGAGCGGTAAAGGCAGCGATAAGTCTCGTATCTCTTTACCGTTATTTTTACACCCGCGCAGTGAAGTAGTGTTATCGGAAAACTATACCAGTGAAAGCTACCTGCTTGAGCGTTTAAGAGAACTTGGCGTTAAGTAA
- a CDS encoding S1 RNA-binding domain-containing protein translates to MATIGKFNTLPVIALTDNGAYLDAGELGEILLPNRYLPENCQPDDQLEVFVYLDSADRLVATTEKPLAQVDEFASLKVVQVNKMGAFLDWGLPKDLLVPFNQQHTKMEVGKYYLVRVFLDQRTERLVASSKLDRFLDIWPAEYQQGEKVELTIGGKTDLGFKAIINNSHWGLLYNNEIFQPLRTGRKLTGYIKQQREDGRIDLILTRGGKGKVIDFSDKLLAYLADNDGYAPLHDKSSPEQIKRALGVSKKTFKATVGNLMKKGKITIEAQGIRLK, encoded by the coding sequence ATGGCAACTATTGGTAAATTCAACACCCTCCCCGTTATCGCCCTGACGGATAATGGCGCTTATCTCGATGCCGGTGAGCTCGGAGAAATCCTGCTGCCAAATCGTTATCTTCCCGAAAATTGTCAGCCAGATGACCAGCTGGAGGTGTTTGTTTATCTCGACTCCGCCGATCGCCTGGTGGCAACCACCGAAAAGCCTCTGGCCCAGGTAGATGAATTTGCTTCGTTGAAAGTGGTACAAGTCAACAAAATGGGCGCCTTTTTAGACTGGGGCCTGCCAAAAGACTTGCTGGTGCCTTTTAACCAGCAACATACCAAGATGGAAGTGGGCAAGTATTACCTGGTCAGAGTGTTCCTCGACCAGAGAACCGAACGCCTGGTGGCCTCAAGTAAACTGGACAGGTTTCTCGATATCTGGCCGGCAGAATACCAGCAAGGAGAAAAAGTCGAGTTAACCATAGGCGGCAAAACCGATTTAGGCTTTAAAGCCATTATCAACAACAGCCACTGGGGCCTGTTGTATAACAATGAAATTTTCCAGCCGCTGCGCACCGGCAGGAAGCTTACCGGCTATATCAAGCAACAAAGGGAAGATGGCCGTATCGATCTGATTTTAACCCGCGGCGGCAAAGGCAAAGTGATCGATTTCAGCGATAAGTTATTGGCTTACCTGGCGGACAATGACGGTTATGCCCCCCTGCACGATAAAAGCTCGCCCGAGCAGATTAAAAGAGCCCTAGGGGTCAGCAAAAAAACTTTTAAGGCCACCGTCGGCAACCTGATGAAAAAAGGCAAGATCACCATAGAAGCCCAGGGTATACGCTTAAAATAA